In one Oryza glaberrima chromosome 2, OglaRS2, whole genome shotgun sequence genomic region, the following are encoded:
- the LOC127762488 gene encoding coniferyl alcohol acyltransferase-like — MSITNADRSTPKPAASPPVPSRRPVIGMHEQASFGLWSLIDLHADDVQTTVTCVYTNPAPSGAGDFAAVVATFTANLPSFLSHLFFLTGRIATNPASGLLEVRCHNQGAELVVAEVGVTGSLDWGNAGASLNKIQLPYAAEVVMSVQLLSFACGGFAVVWATNHLLGDDHIAVVLLRSWSELALTGTFAGGLNLDRSVLSRPRSPPMYSAAVDGMFVPWDHEHEVNPLTAEASFVERLYFVEAADIARLREEATAGGGKARATSVQAVSAYLWKKLAAVVSSSASIAKSDTAARRCSMGYWVDLRWRVRSPELRRTLSGYVGNATTYVEREEAADAVLRKPLGVVAAMVREAIAAVDYDERLQETVDWLEAHRPRSYTERAAVGLGSPTLHQTVWASFPCEAADFGFGAAALVLATSANDRMCSAYLCVGRQPGGDAWIVSAYVWPRLAAALENDRRRVFKPLTAEFLGLTGEMRRGLAL; from the coding sequence TATGGAGTTTAATCGACCTCCACGCCGACGACGTCCAGACCACCGTCACCTGCGTCTACACCAACCCTGccccctccggcgccggcgacttcgccgctgtcgtcgccaCCTTCACGGCCAACCTGCCGTCCTTCCTCAgccacctcttcttcctcaccgGCCGCATCGCCACCAACCCGGCGTCCGGCCTCCTCGAGGTCCGCTGCCACAACCAGGgcgccgagctcgtcgtcgccgaggtcgGCGTCACGGGTAGCCTCGACTGGGGCAATGCCGGGGCGTCACTTAACAAGATCCAGCTGCCGTACGCCGCCGAGGTTGTCATGTCCGTCCAGCTGCTGTCCTTCGCCTGCGGCGGCTTCGCCGTGGTGTGGGCTACCAACCACCTCCTCGGCGACGACCACATCGCGGTGGTGCTCCTCCGGTCGTGGTCGGAGCTCGCGCTCACGGGGACGTTCGCCGGAGGCCTGAACCTTGACCGGTCGGTGCTGAGCCGTCCCCGATCCCCGCCGATGtacagcgccgccgtcgacgggaTGTTCGTGCCGTGGGACCACGAGCACGAGGTGAACCCGCTCACGGCGGAGGCGAGCTTCGTCGAGCGCCTCTACTTCGTCGAGGCCGCCGACATCGCCAGGCTACGCGAGGAGgcgaccgccggcggcggcaaggcgcgCGCGACGAGCGTGCAGGCGGTGTCGGCGTACCTGTGGAAGAAGCTGGCCGCCGTCGTCAGTTCGTCGGCGAGCATCGCCAAGTCCGACaccgcggcgcggcgctgcAGCATGGGGTACTGGGTTGACCTGCGGTGGCGCGTGAGgtcgccggagctccggcgCACGCTGAGCGGCTACGTCGGCAACGCGACCACCTACGTGGAGCGGGAGGAGGCCGCGGACGCCGTCCTGAGGAAGCCGCTGggcgtggtggcggcgatggtgcgGGAGGCGATCGCGGCGGTGGACTACGACGAGCGGCTGCAAGAGACCGTGGACTGGTTGGAGGCGCACCGGCCGCGGAGCTACAcggagagggcggcggtggggctGGGCTCGCCGACGCTGCACCAGACGGTGTGGGCGTCGTTCCCGTGCGAGGCGGCGGACTTCGGgttcggcgcggcggcgctggtgctgGCGACGTCGGCCAACGACAGGATGTGCTCCGCCTACCTCTGCGTCGGCAGGCAgcccggcggcgacgcgtggATCGTCAGCGCCTACGTGtggccgcgcctcgccgccgcgctggagaACGACCGGCGCCGGGTCTTCAAGCCCCTCACGGCGGAGTTCCTCGGCCTCACCGGCGAGATGCGCCGTGGCCTCGCGCTATGA